One window of Quercus robur chromosome 12, dhQueRobu3.1, whole genome shotgun sequence genomic DNA carries:
- the LOC126707986 gene encoding probable protein phosphatase 2C 9 isoform X1 encodes MDRLCCFSGSYSKLVGGRSSSSSGKGKSHEGLIKFGFSLVKGKANHPMEDYHVAKFMQSEGHELGLFAIYDGHLGDTVPSYLQKHLFSNILKEEEFWVDPNRSISKAYEKTDQAILSHSSDLGRGGSTAVTAILINGQKLWVANVGDSRAVLSKGGQAIQMSIDHEPNTERGSIENKGGFVSNMPGDVPRVNGQLAVSRAFGDKSLKSHLRSDPDIQETLVDANTELLILASDGLWKVMPNQEAVDIARRIKDPQKAAKQLTAEALKRDSKDDISCVVVRFKG; translated from the exons ATGGATAGGCTCTGCTGTTTTAGTGGTTCCTACTCTAAg CTTGTAGGAGGGCGTTCCTCATCTAGCTCTGGCAAAGGGAAAAGCCATGAAGGGTTAATCAAGTTTGGTTTCAGCCTAGTAAAAGGGAAAGCTAATCATCCCATGGAGGATTACCATGTTGCTAAATTTATGCAGAGTGAGGGACATGAATTAGGACTATTTGCTATCTATGATGGCCATTTGGGAGATACTGTTCCTTCCTACCTACAGAAACATTTGTTTTCCAATATCCTAAAGGAG GAAGAATTTTGGGTTGACCCCAACAGATCTATCTCAAAAGCCTATGAGAAGACAGACCAGGCAATTCTCTCTCACAGTTCTGACTTGGGGCGGGGTGGGTCCACAGCCGTAACTGCAATTTTGATAAATGGCCAAAAATTATGGGTAGCCAATGTTGGAGATTCACGAGCAGTTCTCTCAAAAGGGGGCCAGGCAATACAGATGTCTATAGACCATGAGCCCAACACCGAGCGAGGCAGCATCGAGAACAAAGGCGGTTTTGTCTCAAACATGCCAG GGGATGTCCCTAGAGTCAATGGGCAGCTGGCAGTTTCTCGTGCTTTTGGAGACAAGAGCCTCAAATCACATTTGCGATCTGACCCAGACATACAAGAGACTCTTGTAGATGCCAATACCGAACTTTTAATCCTTGCCAGCGATGGTCTTTGGAAG GTAATGCCTAATCAAGAAGCAGTTGATATTGCAAGAAGGATCAAAGACCCGCAGAAAGCAGCTAAGCAATTAACAGCTGAAGCATTGAAAAGAGACAGTAAAGATGACATATCGTGTGTTGTTGTTAGATTTAAGGGATGA
- the LOC126707986 gene encoding probable protein phosphatase 2C 10 isoform X2 — MEDYHVAKFMQSEGHELGLFAIYDGHLGDTVPSYLQKHLFSNILKEEEFWVDPNRSISKAYEKTDQAILSHSSDLGRGGSTAVTAILINGQKLWVANVGDSRAVLSKGGQAIQMSIDHEPNTERGSIENKGGFVSNMPGDVPRVNGQLAVSRAFGDKSLKSHLRSDPDIQETLVDANTELLILASDGLWKVMPNQEAVDIARRIKDPQKAAKQLTAEALKRDSKDDISCVVVRFKG; from the exons ATGGAGGATTACCATGTTGCTAAATTTATGCAGAGTGAGGGACATGAATTAGGACTATTTGCTATCTATGATGGCCATTTGGGAGATACTGTTCCTTCCTACCTACAGAAACATTTGTTTTCCAATATCCTAAAGGAG GAAGAATTTTGGGTTGACCCCAACAGATCTATCTCAAAAGCCTATGAGAAGACAGACCAGGCAATTCTCTCTCACAGTTCTGACTTGGGGCGGGGTGGGTCCACAGCCGTAACTGCAATTTTGATAAATGGCCAAAAATTATGGGTAGCCAATGTTGGAGATTCACGAGCAGTTCTCTCAAAAGGGGGCCAGGCAATACAGATGTCTATAGACCATGAGCCCAACACCGAGCGAGGCAGCATCGAGAACAAAGGCGGTTTTGTCTCAAACATGCCAG GGGATGTCCCTAGAGTCAATGGGCAGCTGGCAGTTTCTCGTGCTTTTGGAGACAAGAGCCTCAAATCACATTTGCGATCTGACCCAGACATACAAGAGACTCTTGTAGATGCCAATACCGAACTTTTAATCCTTGCCAGCGATGGTCTTTGGAAG GTAATGCCTAATCAAGAAGCAGTTGATATTGCAAGAAGGATCAAAGACCCGCAGAAAGCAGCTAAGCAATTAACAGCTGAAGCATTGAAAAGAGACAGTAAAGATGACATATCGTGTGTTGTTGTTAGATTTAAGGGATGA